The following proteins are encoded in a genomic region of Populus nigra chromosome 16, ddPopNigr1.1, whole genome shotgun sequence:
- the LOC133675229 gene encoding cysteine and histidine-rich domain-containing protein RAR1 isoform X1 — MDQTEVPKLRCQRIGCDATFTEDNNPDGSCTYHDSPFFHDGMKEWSCCKKRSHDFSLFLEIPGCKTGKHTTEKPVLAKATPTPTPKNPFSPPTAAPATNSSSKESCPRCKQGFFCSDHGSQAQPKAAPAKSCASAPAKKVVDINQPQTCKNQGCGQTFKEKDNHETACNYHPGPAVFHDRMRGWKCCDIHVKEFDEFMSVPPCSKGWHDADPAS; from the exons ATGGACCAAACCGAGGTACCTAAGCTTCGCTGCCAGCGAATCGGCTGTGACGCAACTTTCACCGAAGACAACAATCCCGATGGTTCCTGTACTTACCATGATTCG CCTTTCTTTCATGATGGAATGAAAGAGTGGAGTTGTTGCAAGAAAAGGAGTCATGATTTCAGCTTGTTTCTGGAGATTCCAGG ATGTAAAACAGGTAAACACACAACTGAGAAACCAGTGTTAGCAAAGGCGACTCCAACTCCCACCCCAAAGAATCCATTTTCTCCTCCCACTGCAGCTCCTGCTACCAACTCATCCTCAAAGGAATCTTGCCCTAGATGCAAGCAAGGCTTTTTTTGCTCAGATCATG GGTCACAAGCACAACCCAAAGCTGCACCAGCTAAAAGCTGTGCTTCTGCTCCAGCAAAAAAGGTAGTTGATATAAACCAGCCCCAGACGTGCAAGAATCAGGGATGTGGTCAAACTTTCAAGGAGAAGGATAATCATGAAACTGCCTGTAATTACCATCCCGGGCCTGCTGTTTTTCATGATCGAATGAGAGGG TGGAAGTGTTGTGACATCCATGTAAAGGAGTTTGATGAATTCATGAGCGTTCCACCTTGCAGCAAGGGCTGGCACGATGCTGATCCAGCATCTTAA
- the LOC133675229 gene encoding cysteine and histidine-rich domain-containing protein RAR1 isoform X2 yields MKEWSCCKKRSHDFSLFLEIPGCKTGKHTTEKPVLAKATPTPTPKNPFSPPTAAPATNSSSKESCPRCKQGFFCSDHGSQAQPKAAPAKSCASAPAKKVVDINQPQTCKNQGCGQTFKEKDNHETACNYHPGPAVFHDRMRGWKCCDIHVKEFDEFMSVPPCSKGWHDADPAS; encoded by the exons ATGAAAGAGTGGAGTTGTTGCAAGAAAAGGAGTCATGATTTCAGCTTGTTTCTGGAGATTCCAGG ATGTAAAACAGGTAAACACACAACTGAGAAACCAGTGTTAGCAAAGGCGACTCCAACTCCCACCCCAAAGAATCCATTTTCTCCTCCCACTGCAGCTCCTGCTACCAACTCATCCTCAAAGGAATCTTGCCCTAGATGCAAGCAAGGCTTTTTTTGCTCAGATCATG GGTCACAAGCACAACCCAAAGCTGCACCAGCTAAAAGCTGTGCTTCTGCTCCAGCAAAAAAGGTAGTTGATATAAACCAGCCCCAGACGTGCAAGAATCAGGGATGTGGTCAAACTTTCAAGGAGAAGGATAATCATGAAACTGCCTGTAATTACCATCCCGGGCCTGCTGTTTTTCATGATCGAATGAGAGGG TGGAAGTGTTGTGACATCCATGTAAAGGAGTTTGATGAATTCATGAGCGTTCCACCTTGCAGCAAGGGCTGGCACGATGCTGATCCAGCATCTTAA